A part of Bufo bufo chromosome 7, aBufBuf1.1, whole genome shotgun sequence genomic DNA contains:
- the LOC121009000 gene encoding forkhead box protein J1.2-like produces MPVLSSSHQAYHMEKDSTREDDSLTNLQWLQDFSIWNSDLSSFAISCPPATNKTQGPCSPPAGDTASFQAPRAGRQKSTMGSNAWPSLPSSVPNPMQEVDYRTNPNVKPPYSYATLICMAMEASQQRKLTLSAIYNWITQNFCYYRHADPSWQNSIRHNLSLNKCFMKVPRGKDEPGKGGFWQMDPRYADMFVNGVLRRRRMPASHLDPPRCNNVAVHHPYQSSVRPNNRQTPHSSCSYKQHRRQEKPSPVLPALRTQERHADNFFSSENDHLHGSNFDDLDLQTALISMYWEGDLGPSGINASVVNTSSMEVAQQEPAIMDSQWFLPPNHHPTWQELKEEPVADQWYIDSGYVEDVLYECPPWERAETL; encoded by the exons ATGCCAGTCCTTTCCTCCAGTCACCAGGCTTATCACATGGAGAAGGACAGTACTAGAGAAGATGACAGCTTGACCAACCTTCAATGGCTACAAGACTTTTCCATTTGGAACTCAGACTTGTCTTCCTTTGCTATTTCCTGCCCTCCTGCAACTAACAAGACCCAGGGTCCATGCAGCCCCCCAGCCGGAGATACGGCCTCTTTCCAGGCTCCTCGTGCAGGGAGACAGAAGTCCACCATGGGATCCAATGCCTGGCCTTCATTGCCTTCATCTGTACCAAACCCTATGCAAGAAGTGGATTATAGAACAAATCCAAATGTTAAACCGCCATATTCCTATGCCACACTCATATGCATGGCTATGGAGGCCAGCCAGCAGAGGAAACTGACCCTCTCCGCCATATACAACTGGATCACCCAGAACTTCTGTTACTATAGGCACGCTGACCCGAGCTGGCAG AATTCCATCCGCCACAACCTCTCTCTGAATAAATGCTTCATGAAAGTCCCCAGAGGCAAGGATGAACCTGGGAAAGGTGGATTTTGGCAGATGGATCCTCGTTATGCTGATATGTTCGTCAATGGCGTACTGAGAAGGAGAAGGATGCCAGCATCTCATCTTGACCCTCCAAGGTGCAATAACGTAGCCGTCCACCATCCCTACCAGTCATCTGTTCGACCAAATAACCGCCAAACCCCACATTCTTCTTGTAGCTACAAGCAGCATAGGAGGCAAGAAAAGCCCAGTCCTGTTTTGCCAGCCCTGAGAACACAGGAACGACATGCGGACAACTTCTTTTCTTCTGAAAATGATCATCTGCATGGAAGCAACTTTGATGATCTTGATCTGCAGACAGCCTTAATATCAATGTATTGGGAAGGAGACCTGGGACCTTCCGGGATCAATGCTTCAGTGGTGAACACTTCCAGTATGGAAGTGGCCCAACAGGAACCTGCCATAATGGATAGCCAATGGTTCCTGCCTCCGAACCACCACCCAACTTGGCAAGAGTTGAAAGAGGAACCTGTGGCAGATCAGTGGTACATAGACAGTGGTTATGTTGAAGATGTTCTTTACGAGTGCCCACCATGGGAACGGGCAGAGACATTATGA